A region from the Hydra vulgaris chromosome 08, alternate assembly HydraT2T_AEP genome encodes:
- the LOC136083861 gene encoding uncharacterized protein LOC136083861: protein MSSKPPFQEFIRKFPPFKDLGFNFQREFTATFENAQDMLMQWEDIALHVITWACRKANLMAKQLLLELDSQLISSSDRNMEFAFHLLPYILQLPPKNKDQPSTAEVAAHFIQSFSDTTAMKTVIDANRHTSFMHPFVITLGARGNLIRSFIFIENNVIPIRNDMLNAVDRLLKLYFVIDIEYAPVCRHVLHFLQRVVMGINDDLPLSKGGSDLSLFVNENLKSG from the exons ATGTCATCAAAACCGCCTTTTCAAGAGTTTATTCGGAAATTTCCCCCATTTAAAGATTTAGGATTTAAT TTTCAGAGAGAGTTTACAGCAACATTTGAAAATGCTCAAGATATGCTTATGCAATGGGAGGATATAGCTCTTCATGTTATTACTTGGGCTTGTAGAAAGGCGAATCTAATGGCTAAGCAACTACTTTTAGAGCTTGACAGCCAACTAATATCTTCAAGTG atcGAAATATGGAATTTGCATTTCACTTGCTTCCGTACATTCTTCAATTGCCTCCTAAAAATAAGGATCAACCGTCTACAGCTGAAGTTGCAGCTCACTTTATTCAATCTTTTTct gACACTACAGCTATGAAGACTGTAATTGATGCAAATAGACATACTTCTTTCATGCATCCATTTGTTATTACACTTGGGGCTCGTGGCAACTTGATTCGGtcctttatttttatagaaaacaatGTTATTCCAATTAGAAATGACATGTTGAATGCAGTAGACCGTTTACTGAAACTATACTTCGTAATCGATATTGAATATGCGCCAGTGTGCAGacatgttttacattttttacaacgtGTAGTTATGGGTATTAATGACGATTTGCCGTTGTCAAAAGGTGGCAGTGATCTGTCATTGTTTGttaatgaaaacttaaaaagtggataa